Below is a genomic region from Anoplopoma fimbria isolate UVic2021 breed Golden Eagle Sablefish chromosome 20, Afim_UVic_2022, whole genome shotgun sequence.
atgtgacaataaatatgaatgttcttttcatttcagctctgtAGTGAGAGAAGTGAGGAACTCGTGCACCGAAGTGAGCACAGACTATTCATACTTATACCATCAGGTGCTGGATCAGTCTCTACTCGGTTGGCACTCTGAATTGCAGATTTAATGACAGTTGTGGGTGAGCCAAAGAGTtcagtagcaaaaaaaaaaaaaaaaaaaaagtaaaggagAGGAGAACTGTTTGTTCCGATTCTCTCTCGCCCTTCCAAGTCACAGCAATCTCTCGCGATCCGGCTTTAGTTTGCACCTAATCACGTGAAGTCTCACTCCTGTCTCCCACAATCACCGAGTCCCATTTTCTGTCATTGCTACTCATTTTCCAGCCTCATCAAACTGCAGCGCATGCATCCCTTCATCGGAGCGGCATCGTTTTGCCCCGCGTTCCTTTTTTATCAGAGGTGGTGTGAGACACCAGAGAAAGGCAGTAGAAGTGATGCTTTGAATTAGTGTTCAGTCATTTGCTGGAATATTTCACATTCCCATCATAGCTAAAAACATCCctttataaaatacattctAGATAAACTTATGTGGCTtctttattctgaaaatgtgcCATATATTCTTTCAGACACATGTTTTAGACAGAAGAGGGAAGTGCAGGGGgggtgttttctttcttttggttAAAGtagattttgttttgaaaaatcaGCACAATGGTGTGTTATCATAACATCATATAGACACTTTTTTGGGGGAGATATTCTCTGAATGATGAACATAAACAGTCTTGGGTCCTGAGCAGTGTCGCACTCATTTACACAGgtcgatcacacacacacacacacacacacacacacacacacacacacacacacagtagtgaATCACCGCTGATGCAGAAAATTAGTCATTTTTTAGCTtatttgaatgttaaaaaataacagctgTTAATGCACTGAATAGCGTCAGGCTCTTGCCACTTTCAACACAACCTGTCATTTCAAAATGCATGCGGGTCAATGAGAAAACAGTCCTCTATATGTTGTTTTCAGGCCACCAAAGTGATTATAGAGGTTTGATGGAATTGTTCTACAGTGATTTTAGCTTAAAAAAAGGCTCCCGAAACCCCTATAACGGGTTACAAAGAGTACAGTTTCTTTTAACTCCTATGGACAATTGAGCAATTCAGTAATGTCCGCCTCCCACAAGTCACTTGTAGGTAATGCGATTGGCATTTTATTCCTGTCCTCTTAGGGAATTATAATCCCtcaggagttgtttttttttcatagcttGCTTCACTGGACGTCATGAATGGTGTCTCAGTCTTTGGGGAAATACAACAGATATGCTGTATTATCGTGGcagctgcttgttttttttttttttagattcctTAGAAGCTTGCAGAATTACACGGCTCTTGTATCTCAGGAAAGTATTGTTATTACATATGAGGTCTCGCAGAAATCCCTGTACACTCCTGTACGACATGGCAGGTTCCTGTATGATCAATATGAGCAGGTACGTTTGTGTCAGCCACGTTTGCAAATACTGAGTGTTCgtgtttttttccaatgttttttttgttcatctggGGTTTAAACGGCACCTATCCTGTGATGGGGCACTTGTAGAGTCTGTAGGTTCGGGCAGGTGAAGTAGGGAGCCGGGAGGAAACAAGTGGCTATCCCGTTGGAGGCGAATGGCAGTGTTGGCCCATAGAAgacctcctccttcccctctgTGCTCAGATCCAGCACCTGGAAACAGgacattcatttaattttatactttaacatttattattttactagcttgtgtgtgtgctcaacTAGTAATATATCTGCTGTTGCTTGAAGGCAgccttaaaacaaatattttcaagcAAGCTATTTAATGGCTATTTCTTCGTTCGTGCACTTCTGTTTCACTTGATTATACAAAAAGCATGTTATTGATAGAGTGATATGAATTCAGGTATTCTATGTGTTGCGCGgcttagaaaaataaataaaaaaatccccatCTCTCACCTGTATGCATGCCAGAGGCTCGTTGGTCCAAATGGAGTATCCTCCGACCACATAGATCCTGTCATCGTGGACGGCCACTCCGGACTCATTTTGACCTGGAGAGGACAAAGAGCCGACACAATGCTTCACTGTGCCAAGCAGAGGGCGTTCTGACAGTATGACtcctgtgtcctcctcctcctcccccccctcaccccgGGGAGGCAGAGACGGAGGGAGATAAATGGGGAAAGATGGGGCAAGGGCGGGAGTGTATGGAGATTGAGCTCCTGTTCTCCTTCCCCGTGACTTTGTCTTGAACTTATATCACAGGAGGagagaacaaaagaggaaaGTCATCCGGGAGTAGAGAAGGAGGTTGGAATAGTAAAGTCACCTGAACTTTAAACCCTCTGAGCCTTCATTCAAGACATGAATTGACACAATATGACCACATCCCATAGCATATGCTTGATAGATTGTGCCTCTAGTGCCTCTAGGTCCAGGCTGATGGAGGTGGTACTCCATCAGCCTGGAGGCTATAGATGCAGCATGCCCACGGGTCCAAAGTAGGGATATATGTGTATTCACTGTATAGCAGCATCCTACCACCTACTCACAACCAGTAGGGAGGCATTATGGGTTATGTTTTCATCTaatgagagggggagaaagcAAAGAGCTTTTCTCAACCTAGGTTTCTAAGTGCCACATACACGTACTTAGTATTTGCTCTGTAGCATTAAATATTGATGACTAGGTAAGCTACATTCAAagataaagtttttttaaaaatggatgtATTTAGACTTTAACAACTGAAAATATCAGCTCACCTACTTTATCAAACTATGTGTGTGGTTTTATCAGACAACCCAGCAACattctcactttttcttttgtgaaataacaaaaacGGTTTCAACTTTGGaaaagaaatgtgcttttatGTAGGACCCCATCGTTCATAGAAGCTGACTAAGAAAGAATGTTTTCAGGGCCTTTAACAGAAAAGTTGACCGGGACTATATTAGCTCcgtttttcttttcaccagCTCCTGATGGGAATATCTGGCCCTCCAGCTGCTTTACACTGTTAAAATGTCTAAGAGTTAGACTTTGAATTTCCTCAATCAGCTGCATgccaaaaacaacagacaacCTGGAAGAAGCTGTAAAGCTCCTTAAAGCTGAGGGTAACTGCAGAGTCAGGTCATAATCACTTCATACAATCTCTCTCACATACAAGTCGTCGCTTGATCTATTGTTCCTGTAAAAAATATTGCTTATAGGCTCTTTAAAATATGTCtagtaaaatgaaaaaggtagGTTCCAAGACTGATGATGTGGAAAGAGTTGCATGTTGCAGTTCTCCCAGTTATCATCCCTAAATTGCAGTGACATAATAAGTGTTTGTTAGAATTCCAAGAACTGCAACACCCACAATTTACATAATGTGACAGTTAACATAACTGCATGTGCTGACGAGAATCTGCCATTTTTGTTGCGTCCCGTCTTCCCGGACAGAGCTCTCTTTTAGGCCTAAgtgtgcattttttatttgtcaaatccTGTGTGTGAACTGGTTTTCCAGCAGCTTGTGCAGTGCCTCAATTAGATGGGACAGGACCTTCTTCTCTGTTGCTTCCCCAGTATATGTCACAAGGAGCCTTACCTAGATGGCTATTTTTGCAGCCTTTTTAAGCATGATGTCCACCTATGTTTGTGTCTACATTACATTGGAAGGAAAGAACACTTGCAGACCAGAAGGTTGATTGATTGGTACATTTGGAAGTGAACGCGTGGTCACATGTGTGGTGTCCTCGCTTTGCCCACCCGTGAGGAGGCTGAAGGAGCATCTCGTCCACTGGTCCAGGTCCATGTTGTAGGAGTCGATGTGGCGGACCAGGATTCGGTCGTTGTTGTAGTCCAGGTCATTGCCGCCCAGCACGTAGAGCTGCCTCCTCACCGCCACCATGACGTGGTAAACCCGCCTCTGCAACATGGGACTGTGGGCCAGCCACTGGTCCTGAGGAGAGTGGTGAAGAGTGGATTAAAGGGGGGACAGCAGATGGaggggaagaaaggaaggaagaaaacGATTCGATGCAGGTGAGATGTGAAAtgagggtggaggggagggggagagaaacgGAGAGGGTGGGAAGGGAAGGAGGATGAATAGGAAGATTAATATTTAAGCATATCCATGCATGGGTAATTGATGTATGCTCAGCGCTGGATAAATAACGTGACACTGGAGCTCTGGTTTGTACTAATGACTTCCCTCCCTATTTCTAATCATATGTTTCAGCCACTCCATTTTACACCGAGGATCCCTGCTCATTTCACTAAGTGTGTCGAAGcttattttgtgtgtatgtgtatgtgtgtgtttgattgaggcagagaatgagtgtgtgtatgtgtgtgtgtgtgtgtgtctgctgggaGCTGACGGGTGGCCATCTGTTGAGGGTAGAGTGGGTGGGGGGTTGCTGTTGCTCTGGCAGGTGAATGTAGATTCATGGTGAATACAAATGAgactctctccgtctctctctttcactcgcCTCTTCGTTCGCTCGCTTCTCCACGACCACGAcgtgcacacaaaaaaaagcacggACCCATATGGATGTGCACCTTACGCATTATACACACCGCATACCTCCGCAGTATATACGGCCTCACCAGGATGCAGCCCTCTTTAACAGCTGGCTCATATACATAACACAAACAGAAGCCGCAGCTATATTCCAACACAAATAGCTGGGAGTATTGCAAATacagaaattatatttaattgtcaCCCactgcaacaaaataaataggatTGTTTCACTTTGAATTTAGGGTAAAAGGTTGTCACGTTGTGGAGGTATATTGGGGGGGgttgtatttacatttacacattgCAGTACCAGTTTTACAAATCACAAATACAGTAGTTGACTGTGGGTTGTATTCTAAAATAAGCTGCagagtttcatgttttttgtaaagtttttcatattttccaaGATGCCATTGGTTTCCATTAGTTTCCATATGGTGTGAAAATCAATTAGCAGACTCTTGACACCTGCCTGTTGTGTAATCCATCACAGCCATCAAAgtttctgcatttcttttctGAAAAGTTCCATTATTATCGCATTGATGCTGTTTAactgtagttgttgttttctttttttttcttttcaaaagtagtaatttgtttatatagCCAAAAATCCTAAATTTGTCTTAGACTGATTTACAACCTCAACTTCATAGGATACACTCCATCCTTAAACCCTTTTTTCAGGGAAGGAAAAACTCTCAGAAAAACATTCATCAGTGGAGACAGGAGAGATGATGATCAGAGGAGGGATAGTTCTCCCAGTACGGGCCGATGCATGTACGGTGAACAGTTTTATGTACACAGGCGACAGAAAAATCTGTGAATTGCAATATCTTTACAGTATTAAGTAAATAGAGTAGATTGCTCACATATAATTTGTAACACGATGGGTTACATAACTCGAGAGGAAGCGAGTCTGACAACTGACTGTACAGAACCAAATTAGAGTGGGAGTAACTGGCACAAATTCACCTTCTTTCAAGGAGAATGGAGAAGGGAAAGCagtcttaatgtttttttaatataacaaCACTTCTAGTATTGAGAACACCAGACCAACACGTTTGTGCTAGACCCTGATGACTGGTAGCACTGTTGCCGTTTTTTCTGAGCTGCTACAAACGTCTGTGGAATGTACGAAGAAACAATGAGAGTGCAGTGCCCTCCAACTACTGATTTTAGACCCTGATGATGACGATGAGCCGAAACACTTTTGGTCtgacaataaagttgttctTAATACTAAGTGATACAAGTGTTGCTCGAATTTGACCTATGAAACTTAATGGTTAGGTTATAAGATAtgtttaaacctttatttactGATTTACTTGGACACTTGGTGGCAGCGAAACAAGCTGTAAACCAGGCCCCAACATCTGGGTCTGAAAAAgcgaagccaatgcagaagtgccttaaagtTGCATTCTatctactggccagcagggggcaactcctctggttgcaaaaagaagtctgattgtatagaagtctatgagaaaatgactctacttctctcttgatttattacctcagtaatcAATGTAAAcacgagtttatggtctcaatcgctagtttcatgtcttcttcaatacagcataatgttcatttataacATATATAGTAGAATAGACCAAAAAGCAAGGTTTGCTTAAGGGCGGGGCAAGCTTGTGATTGATTGGTTGCTACAACGCTGGCCAGTCTGGGTGCTttccgtgtttttgtcttagaactttaacctttttacggtgtgttttcagtttatgaaaGGTAATTGTAACATTTCGGTCACGAAAAATACTTTTGGGTGTACTTAGCCCCCCCCCTTCCATGTCACATCTGGtagcaaaaagccaagatggcacTGCCCAAATACAAAGATGGCGAcacccaaaatgttgaaatcaaGCCTTCAAAACGGCAAACCACAagccaatgggtgacgtcatggtgactacgtcagcttcttatatacagtctctgCTGATGagcaaagactgtatataagtcTTGATGAGAGCAGttagactgaaccaaaacagtaaagttggaGGTCGACAAGGAACTGAAAAATGCTAAAAGACTGCGTAGAACTGTACAGTTAAATCTCTGGGGGTCAGTCACAATGAGCTACACCTTTCACCTTTACATAATCATTTCATCCATTGTTAATATGGAACTATTCATTCGAGCAGCTTTACAAACATGAAACTCTACAGCATGCTTTGGAATATGGTCAGCAGTTACACAATATAATACACTTTACAAGTATAAGtatgataaaaacacactgtatgGTTTAATAAAGTGTGAGATCGCATCACTTCACAGTTACCTGTTCCGGGTCGTAGACCATCAGTCGGTTCTGGTACTGAGCTGTGTTTGTCACGCCACCTGTAACACAAAGGAACAAAACCTTAAAAGATGTAGGTGCATAAAGCAGCGTATTTCTGAACtacatgttaaatgtgtgtctCAAGGTTAATATAATGCATatttgagagtgtgtgagtaTCTTGAGTCCGTCTTCCTCTATCGCTCCTATACCTGAGACCCAGAGCAGGCTGTCGGCCACACAGCCGGCGTGGCAGGACAGCGAGCGGTCGAAGGGTTGGACAAACATCCATTTGTTCCTCTTGGGGCAGTAGCGCTCCACAGAGGGCAGCACCTGCCTCAGCTCGTTCCTGCCCCCCACTGCGTACAGGTACTGGCCCAGCACACCCAGGACAAAGTGTTCTCTGCAGGCCTTCATGGGGGCGATCTCAGTCCAGCAGTCTCCCCTGGAGTCGTACCGACATGCAGTCCTCACGGCACACGTCCTCCCCGTGGCGTGCTCCACCTCCCCGCCcacaacaaacaggaagttcCCCATCACGGCCACACAGTGGTGGCTGCGCCCGGTTGGCATGGGCGCCAGCTCGCTCCAGTTGGACCCGCCCGCGACCCGCACATGCTCCTGCGTGGCCGGGTTGAAGTACCGCAGCTCCCTGACCCTGCTCACCTCCCGCTTCCGCCCGCCAGCTATGTAAAGGGTGAGGGACTGGAATCGAGGCCTGGTGCGGGCCGACTGGCGGAGGGGCTGGGCGAAGGTGGCGTGGTGGTAGTCCAGGGCCTCCTCCACGAGGGCGGCGGCAGTCGGGCTGGACTGGACCAGAGAGTGGCTACGGGCCAGGTGGTGCAGCGTGGGGACATCCATCAGGCCATAGCGGACGTGTTGGAGCAGATCGTCAGCGTACTGGTGGCGGCAGTCGTGTTCCAGCCACAGAACGACCAGCTacaggcagagggaggagagaagaactGAGTGAGTTATGGACTCCATCAACACCttcacaaaaacactcaaatgGGTCATATGGAGTTAAAATTCAGTATCCACTCATTATGAGTCAATTATAAATGTTTGCAtagcagaaatatttttttgaagaaaattgGAAATCGCTAATAGAATCTTTAATGTACAGTTTGATGGATAAATGAAAATTATTGTTTCAATTTGGGCTTAATGGTTTAATTGGCTTAAATTGGGGTACACCATCTGTAAATCTTGGTGCTCTGCCTCTTTTGGTTGTAATTGATAAAACAAGTTGAACTGAatcaatttacttttttctaagTGAGGGGAGGGTCAGGAGATAACTGCCGTCTTTAAAATTTGAAACATAGGGTTCAGCCTCCACAATACCCAAAGACTTTGTATTTTAGTCACTTAAAAAATGGGGGGGTTGGAAGAAGGAAGTAGTTaggaacagagagaaaatggggAAGGAACAGAGGGTGCAAGAGGAAAGTACAGTAGGAGTAAGAAACAGTCAGTATGAAAAGAACGAAAgaacagaggaaggaaatgatgaaaacagaagagagagaaataagcGTAGGCTGCTAATCAGTTATTTTTCTAGACACCTAGGCTATTATGGCAAGACTGAGGCATGCCCGATCCACATCCATACTtgccagccacacacacacacacacacacacacacacacacacacacacacacacatacaaatatttattaatcaGCAGCATTCAATATACAGACTGTAAATATCCACAGGCACCTTCTTTTGTTTAATGCAGGCGAACCGGGTTGCAGAGGATTTAATTGAACTTGAGAGCGGAGGAAGGTTATTTAGTTGCGACGAGATGTGAATGTGGGCGAGATGACTGGAGATCACTGATGCCATTATGGGGAAAACAAAGCGCTTTTTAAACTAGCTATGGAGAGCTTGGTATAGCAGAACAATGACAGGTTTCTGGGGCAGTGGATAGTGGCAACATATGGTTTTCAGACCAGGATGACCACGGACAGAATCAGACAAAATTCACAGTATCACACCAGAAATCAAAACACAGCATTTGCTGTAGATGTATAGAAAAAATACTGAGAGTGTCTGAACAGTTTTCTCCTTATTTCCCCATTATTACACTCAAAAGGTGTGAATAGTCAAGAAACATGCAAGTCAGGATTCTCTTTTTATGCTATCTGTGCCACTCTCCTGTCTCTACCTCCCTTTCTCCATCGCTCACcccgcctctcctcctcccccttgcTCTGAAgtgacagtatgtgtgtttctgagtgagtgcgcgtgtgtgtgtgtgtgtgcgtgtgcgtgtgtgtgcgtgtgtgtgtgtgtgtgtgcagtacgGCAGCTGACTGTGAAGGTCACGCTGCATCACGCAACTTCCTCAGGGCACAGAATAAATCAactccttctccctccttcccctacgcacagagagagaaagtgagagagggagagagtcaGACCACAAAAGacggggggagagagagtgagggtaAGAGATAGAGAGgtaaggggagggggggagctACAGAAAGGCAGAGCAAAGGATGGCaagaaaggggagagagggtggaagaagaaaaatgtgatttccAGAGCGTGAGAGTCTCTAAGAAAACTCTGAGTGACGGTGATTGACTGCCAAGCTATAGCAGTCCGGTACTGGCGTGCACACAcccgccccctcctccccccacccctttCGGACGACGGCCCCCGCTTGCCGTTCGCTTCCGTCTGATGCCCAAATTAACCTTCTGGGCAAAGTGAAGGAGGCCCAAAGCAGCCTAATCAGAGGCTGATTATGGCGGTGGCGGCTGGCTAAAGGGTCAGGGTAATTGTGCCATCAGAGGCCTGATTGTTTTCAATCAGACGGGCGGCCGAGTGACAGCTGGGGGATTGGGGCCCTGATGGAGCCGCGGTGGGCCTAAtcagagaagagaaggggagacagacagagggagagagagagagaaagagagagagagcggagcaggggggggggggcggaaAGGGGGAGGCTGATTGGTGCAAATGAACAGTCAAAACAGTAAGCCTTGACGCCGAACTCCAtgacacgcacacgcacgctcACATGGATGCGTGGACTGACACGCGTCTCAGATGTTTCCGTCACACGCGCACGCAGTCAAAAACTTCCTATGGCATGTCCTCattaatacaaacaaacaacgttggtgtttaatttgttgtttattaGTCCGTGTGCATTGTGTCATGCATTTATATCTGCATCTGCAGAATAGTTTGGTGCCACGATGCAATTTGTTGACACTTACAAGCTGAGATGATCATTCGCTACACTTTAACGCCTTGACACTGCATCCCCAGCCTCTACTTGCATGGAAAACccataaccacacacacacacacacacacacacgcacactcttCCAGTACCTTCCATATCTCCTCCTCGCTCAGCGAGGTGAGGCGGTCGCTCTTCAGCACCTCCCTGAGGAGGCGGTAGGGCAGCTGCAGGGCCTCGTCCTGCCTGCTCTGGCTCAGCTCAGACAGATGCTCCACCAGGAAGCCCACCACGGCCTCCTCCAGGGCGGGGAGGTGGAACAGGTCGGCCACCCGGTACAGCTCCAGGTAGTTCACGCTACTCAGCTCCTGCAGGGTGAATCCATAAACACACGAGTGAACGCACATATACAACCAGACAGCAAAAGATGACTTTACCTagaaattatattatttagtttGAAGGTATATTTAGTCAACTTATGTAAGCTttaatttcttttgttttttattatagcCATGATTTTAAAAGAATACCTCACATTTACCAAATATAGGTATCTTCTCCTCCACCCACACAAAAGAGTTGGACATACACACTAATTTCTGAaagatatgtaaatatgtaagcCACACATAAGCAGTATGTATTCATTAAATGCGGGTTGAGTTCCATTTCATTGTAAAATTACAACATTACAGATGCCAAATGTGGAGACAGTTGGgcagaaagaaaggagaagaaaggaggtaaataaaataaactgaggCCCGTCTGGTGGAATAAGACTGCCATCTTCTGGCTGCCCTTCagcacacacagtacagtaccAACATGGATCAGCTAGTGCTCAACCTGTGATCATATAATACCTTCATGGATCAACCTCTCAGGGTTTTTAGATATTTTGCAATGAAATTAATTTCACTActattttacttaaaaagtatttaagtaagtgtattttgttttggaaaatctctgcaacattattttaaacaaataagattAAAGTTCTTCATAAAATATTAGAATGATgattatacaaataataacagCAACCACAACACATATGAGTCAAAATGTGTCATTAGAGTCACTTTAAATCAAGGACTTAGAGCGCTACACACAGCAAGTGTAGTATTGATCAGCTATTCAATATTCAATTCACTGAGGTCTGCACATCAAGGTGGATGATCGTGACTGGCTGATACATCTGATTTTCAATCAACTGGTGCAGCGTGAATTGGGAAATCAATGTTATTGGTCCGCCCTTACCGCCCACTATGCACGCTAACCACATACCAAGTAAAGCGGTCAGCTGACATGTGTTGTGCAAACACGGATGTGAGCGGatgaacaaacagaaaaaaaacaatcgaTGACAAAATTCTGGAGTTTGCTGACTTTTTTATAGAGAGGTGCATTCTGGTCACTGCAAACCAATAGAGATGAAACCTTTGCAACCACCAGATGGCACATTTGAGCTAAATTGACTTGGATGGAAtaatacagtataaaaacaatAGAGTCTGATGACAGGGATTCAAGATGCACAAgatgaaatgtaattattactGTGTGTAATTAAATACAACCACTGCAAAATGCATTGAAGCTCTAGGGAACAACTGTTCATCAAATACCTCAGAGTGTCTCTGCTCTGCAACAAACTCAACCCGGTTTATGTGCAGCAGCTTTTGGCTGCGTACCCAGAGGGACCTAGGCTGACTTTGCCTCTGTTCCAACAGAGCCATCTCGGCCTCTGGGATGAAACGCATTAAACAAGCAGCGGGGTGGCCTAGTTCTTATGAGGGGGAGATCTGGACTCGGGCACCTTAGCTGACAAGCATCCTCGAGCAGCACACTGAATCTGACCTGTGACCTCCCAGTGGGGGAGGATTCACACTAGACTATTATTTACAGAAGAGATTTGACATTGTTgaattttaataaatacaagaGTTTATTTTTGTGCACACAGATTACTTCTGACATCAAACTTTTCAGTGATGTTCACGTGAAGAAATAATTCAACATAGATGTTagcccctgtttccagtctttgtggtaagctaagctaagctgaccGACTCCTGTTTAATGTTCAGCAAACAAACATGAGAGCagtattgatcctctcatctGTCTCTCACTTAGTTTGATGTTACTGTTGCAGTTATCAGCACAAGCTCCATttgtttcttctgtgttttttttatacagaaatTTTACATACTGCTATATAGGTTACAAGTTCATTGTTTGTGTCCAGGATTGTTTCAAAAAGAAATCTGTACTCTTTGGCCTTTAAACACCTAATTCGGATTTCAGTCATTGccttatattttcaaaaaacacacagtacaaGGACGGACGTTGTAATGTTGGTGCAGATGGCAGCTTGACGCTCTCTTCCTGTATAGTAGTCtttgggtacatcccaagtctcttaaattgcctcctcgattccctcacttgcgtcctttccttgcgtcttagtcccgcccaccagggatgcatggagagacgcaaggaaaccaggcgaggagagaggaaacgaggaaatgtgttttaagagacatgagacgtcctttcctctgaagcgtcacgtgaagcgacgtctgtttctgatgacggcggccgctgatcacagctgatcagctgtcagtcggctttaacagctggagagacttttgattttatgtctgcacacatgatcactgtactaatattaataatgacacaacgaaatcatcactgtactaatattaataagcgcaggaccgatttctaccggcgaaatgcgtttgtcttatttatgaattattaacgtctgtatgttttgaaattgggattgtgatgtcattattaaataatccagaatatgattatgtttcctcctaaacacttgaattaattgattaggctcaatgtttcggggtaaattggaattacataactcatcaacccgacactcaggaattatcagcctcatatgaataaatggaaatgaagataaatgatgtaaaaagtgtttctactgacagacagacagacagactctccaactctttaactctctctctctctctctctctctg
It encodes:
- the klhl32 gene encoding kelch-like protein 32 isoform X5 translates to MPSEPSLSSREMLTGQRLCQSKSHQDSVLAALNQQRKDGLLCDVTLMAGEQKFHAHKAVLAACSDYFRAMFSLCMVESEADEVTLQGVTGVGLKHALDFAYTGQILLEPAVIQDVLSAGSHLQLLELLSLCSHYLIQELSSVNYLELYRVADLFHLPALEEAVVGFLVEHLSELSQSRQDEALQLPYRLLREVLKSDRLTSLSEEEIWKLVVLWLEHDCRHQYADDLLQHVRYGLMDVPTLHHLARSHSLVQSSPTAAALVEEALDYHHATFAQPLRQSARTRPRFQSLTLYIAGGRKREVSRVRELRYFNPATQEHVRVAGGSNWSELAPMPTGRSHHCVAVMGNFLFVVGGEVEHATGRTCAVRTACRYDSRGDCWTEIAPMKACREHFVLGVLGQYLYAVGGRNELRQVLPSVERYCPKRNKWMFVQPFDRSLSCHAGCVADSLLWVSGGVTNTAQYQNRLMVYDPEQVLDLSTEGKEEVFYGPTLPFASNGIATCFLPAPYFTCPNLQTLQVPHHRIGAV
- the klhl32 gene encoding kelch-like protein 32 isoform X1; translation: MPSEPSLSSREMLTGQRLCQSKSHQDSVLAALNQQRKDGLLCDVTLMAGEQKFHAHKAVLAACSDYFRAMFSLCMVESEADEVTLQGVTGVGLKHALDFAYTGQILLEPAVIQDVLSAGSHLQLLELLSLCSHYLIQELSSVNYLELYRVADLFHLPALEEAVVGFLVEHLSELSQSRQDEALQLPYRLLREVLKSDRLTSLSEEEIWKLVVLWLEHDCRHQYADDLLQHVRYGLMDVPTLHHLARSHSLVQSSPTAAALVEEALDYHHATFAQPLRQSARTRPRFQSLTLYIAGGRKREVSRVRELRYFNPATQEHVRVAGGSNWSELAPMPTGRSHHCVAVMGNFLFVVGGEVEHATGRTCAVRTACRYDSRGDCWTEIAPMKACREHFVLGVLGQYLYAVGGRNELRQVLPSVERYCPKRNKWMFVQPFDRSLSCHAGCVADSLLWVSGGVTNTAQYQNRLMVYDPEQDQWLAHSPMLQRRVYHVMVAVRRQLYVLGGNDLDYNNDRILVRHIDSYNMDLDQWTRCSFSLLTGQNESGVAVHDDRIYVVGGYSIWTNEPLACIQVLDLSTEGKEEVFYGPTLPFASNGIATCFLPAPYFTCPNLQTLQVPHHRIGAV
- the klhl32 gene encoding kelch-like protein 32 isoform X3 encodes the protein MPSEPSLSSREMLTGQRLCQSKSHQDSVLAALNQQRKDGLLCDVTLMAGEQKFHAHKAVLAACSDYFRELSSVNYLELYRVADLFHLPALEEAVVGFLVEHLSELSQSRQDEALQLPYRLLREVLKSDRLTSLSEEEIWKLVVLWLEHDCRHQYADDLLQHVRYGLMDVPTLHHLARSHSLVQSSPTAAALVEEALDYHHATFAQPLRQSARTRPRFQSLTLYIAGGRKREVSRVRELRYFNPATQEHVRVAGGSNWSELAPMPTGRSHHCVAVMGNFLFVVGGEVEHATGRTCAVRTACRYDSRGDCWTEIAPMKACREHFVLGVLGQYLYAVGGRNELRQVLPSVERYCPKRNKWMFVQPFDRSLSCHAGCVADSLLWVSGGVTNTAQYQNRLMVYDPEQDQWLAHSPMLQRRVYHVMVAVRRQLYVLGGNDLDYNNDRILVRHIDSYNMDLDQWTRCSFSLLTGQNESGVAVHDDRIYVVGGYSIWTNEPLACIQVLDLSTEGKEEVFYGPTLPFASNGIATCFLPAPYFTCPNLQTLQVPHHRIGAV
- the klhl32 gene encoding kelch-like protein 32 isoform X2, yielding MPSEPSLSSREMLTGQRLCQSKSHQDSVLAALNQQRKDGLLCDVTLMAGEQKFHAHKAVLAACSDYFRILLEPAVIQDVLSAGSHLQLLELLSLCSHYLIQELSSVNYLELYRVADLFHLPALEEAVVGFLVEHLSELSQSRQDEALQLPYRLLREVLKSDRLTSLSEEEIWKLVVLWLEHDCRHQYADDLLQHVRYGLMDVPTLHHLARSHSLVQSSPTAAALVEEALDYHHATFAQPLRQSARTRPRFQSLTLYIAGGRKREVSRVRELRYFNPATQEHVRVAGGSNWSELAPMPTGRSHHCVAVMGNFLFVVGGEVEHATGRTCAVRTACRYDSRGDCWTEIAPMKACREHFVLGVLGQYLYAVGGRNELRQVLPSVERYCPKRNKWMFVQPFDRSLSCHAGCVADSLLWVSGGVTNTAQYQNRLMVYDPEQDQWLAHSPMLQRRVYHVMVAVRRQLYVLGGNDLDYNNDRILVRHIDSYNMDLDQWTRCSFSLLTGQNESGVAVHDDRIYVVGGYSIWTNEPLACIQVLDLSTEGKEEVFYGPTLPFASNGIATCFLPAPYFTCPNLQTLQVPHHRIGAV